Part of the Oerskovia paurometabola genome is shown below.
ACGGTCTGGAGGTCGTCGCGCGACTTGCTCGTCGCGCGGACCTCGTCGCCCGTGATCTGCGTCTTGACGCCCTTGGGCCCCTCCTCGCGGATGATCTTGGTGACCTTCTTCGCGTTCTCGCCCGCGAGGCCCTCCTTCAGCACACCCTCGAGGCGGTACTCCTTGCCCGACAGCTTGGGCTCGTTCTCGCCCGTGTCGAACGCCTTGAGCGAGATGCCGCGCTTGATGAGCTTGGTCTGGAACACGTCGAGGATCGCGAGGACGCGCTCCTCCGAGTTCGCGACCATGACGATCTTCTCGCCGCTCCAGGCGATCGACGCGCCGATGTTCTTGAAGTCGTAGCGGGTCTGGATCTCCTTGATCGCCTGGTTGAGGGCGTTGTCGACCTCCTGGCGGTCGACCTTGCTGACGATGTCCATCGATGAATCGGCCACGGTGCTCTCCTGACACGGTAGGTGGATTGGTCTGGGGTCAACGGTAGTGGGCGGGGGCCGGGGGCGTCGCCTCGGGCACCCGCCTGCGAGCCGACCGCGGTCCGATCGGTCAGCGAGCCGCGAGCCGGGACACGCGCATCGCGCGCAGGGCGTCGACGCTGAGCACGATCAGCGCGAGCCACACGAGCGAGAAGCCGGCCCACCGAGCGGGCGGCATGGACTCGTGGAACACGAGCAGCCCGACGAGGAACTGGAGCACGGGCGCGAGGTACTGGAGCATGCCCACGAGGCTCAGCGGCAGGCGTCGGGCCGCCGCGCCGAACAGCAGGAGGGGCAGGGCCGTGACGACGCCGCTGGATGCGAGCAGGAGGGCGTGACCGGTGCCCTCGGCGGCAAACGTCCCGACACCCGTGACCCCGAGGAAGACCAGGTAGCCGAGCGCCACGGGGAACAGCAGGGTCGTCTCGACCGCCAGGCCGGGAAGGGCCTCGACGTCGCGCCCGACACGGTTCTTGACGAGTCCGTACAGGCCGAACGAGGCGGCGAGGGTCAGCGCGATCCACGGGAGCCGGCCGACGCCGATCGTGAGGACGACCACGGCGGCCGTGCCGATCCCGAGCGCGACCCACTGCGCGGGGCGCAGCCGCTCCTTGAGCACGAGCACCGCGAGCAGCACCGTGACGAGGGGGTTGATGAAGTACCCGAGGGCCGCGTCGAGCACGTGCCCGGACAGCACGCCGTAGACGTACACGGTCCAGTTCGTGGCCACGAGCACCGCGGCGATCGCCAGCAGCCCCACGGTCCGGCGCACGCGGAACGCGGCCCGGAACGCGGGCAGCTTGCGCATCACGAGCAGCAGGAGGAGGCAGAACAGCAGGCTCCACACCACGCGGTGGGAGATGATCTCGAGCGGCCCCGCCGGCTGGAGCAGCGGGAAGAAGAGGGGCATCGCGCCCCACAGGAAGTACGCGCTCGCCCCGAGGACCACGCCGAGGCGGTCGATCGGGGCCGGCGTGGGGATGCCCGGAGCGCCCGGACGGGAGGCGCCCGGTGGCGCGGAGAGGTCGTTCACGGGGTGCTGGGGTGCCTGGCTCACGGTCCACTGTAAGCGTGTGCAGGCGGATCGTGAGGGGTCGATTTTCCTCCGGGGTCCGATTCGCTGTACTGTTGCCACGCTCCCGCAGTTCGGAAGCGTCTTTCGGTTGTGCCTCGGCACGGTCGGGGCGAGGCCGACGGGAGTGCACAACTCAACATGGCAGGTTGCCCGAGCGGCCAAAGGGATCTGACTGTAAATCAGACGGCATAGCCTTCGTGGGTTCGAATCCCTCACCTGCCACGCACATGAACGAGGCGTCACCCGTCGGGTGGCGCCTCGTTCGCGTTGAGGTCGACGTGCGGGGTCGAGCCCTGGGGGCGCGGGCAGGGTCTCCCGGGGCGCGGTCTGCGGCCCGACCGCGGAGCTCACCAGGGTCGTCCGGCCGGCGGCGCACCTCCGGGACGCGTCGGTGTGCACGGGCAGTTCGTGCGGGCGGGGGTGAAGTCGTGACATGTCGGACCGGTTCCGCTCGCCCGACGCGCGTCCGCAGAGCGAGGAGGGCGACTCCCGGTCGGGCCGCAGAATCGGCCTGATCACTGGGGTCCGGGGCGGTCGCCGGGGTCGATTTCGCACCACGCCAGAACCCGTGTAATCTTCTTACCGCTGCCCCGATAGCTCAGTCGGCAGAGCGTCTCCATGGTAAGGAGAAGGTCAAGGGTTCGATTCCCTTTCGGGGCTCTGTGAAGTGACGCGGGGTCGTCTCGCTGGAATACTGGCGACACGACCCCGCGTTCATCACGCGGCGGGGTAGCTCAGCTGGTCAGAGCGCACGGCTCATAATCGTGAGGTCGCGGGTTCGAGCCCCGCCCCCGCTACCACTTCCTGACAACACCGTACGGCGGCCGGCGCCGTGCGGCCTAGCAAGCACGTAGCGCCCTCCGGAGGCGCGAGAGGTGGCACTACCGTGGCAAGCAAGAGCTCAGACGTTCGCCCGAAGATCACGCTCGCATGCGTGGACTGCAAGGAGCGGAACTACATCACCAAGAAGAACCGCCGCAACGACCCCGACCGTCTCGAGCTGGCGAAGTTCTGCCCGCGCTGCGGCAAGCACACCGCTCACCGCGAGACCCGCTGATCCAGCGGCTCCACTGAGCAGCTCCGCACGCATGGCGATCAACGCTGACTACGCCGGTCGCGAGTACCCGGCCACCGCCCCGTACTCGGTCGGCCGCGAGAAGATCCGCGAGTTCGCCGCTGCTGTCGGTTCGACCCACCCCGCGCACCACGATGTGGCCACTGCGCGGGGTTTGGGCTATCCGGACCTGATCGCGCCGCCCACGTTCGCGGTCATCGTCGCGCAGCGCGCCGAGGCCCCGTTCATCCAGGATCCTGAGGCAGGCGTCGACTTCACGCGCGTCGTGCACGCCGACGAGCGGTTCGTGCACCACCGTCCGATCGTCGCCGGCGACGAGCTCGTGACGGTGCTGCACGTCGACTCGATCACGCAGCGGGCCGGCATCTCGATGGTCACGACGCGCGCCGAGATCGGCGCCCTGGTGGCAGACGGTTCCGGAACCGTCGAGCCCGTCGCGACCGTCACGTCGAGCCTCGTCGTCCGCGGGGAGGACGCATGACCGAGCACATCGCCTCTCCGGTGAGCACCGCTCGACCGGACCTCGCCGCCCTCGCGGTGGGCGACGTCGTCGGGAGCCGCGAGGTTCTCGTCGACCGGGCGCGCCTCGTCCGCTACGCCGGTGCGAGCGACGACTTCAACCCGATCCACTGGAACGACGCCTTCGCGCAGAGCGTGGACCTGCCCGGCGTGATCGCGCACGGCATGTTCACCATGGGGGCCGCCGTCGCGCTGGTCGAGGACTGGGCCGGGGACCCGGGCGCGGTCGTCGACTACCAGACCCGCTTCACTCGTCCCGTGCCCGTGCCGAACCCGGGCGAGGCCGTGATCTCGGTGTCGGGAGCGATCGGTGCGAT
Proteins encoded:
- the rarD gene encoding EamA family transporter RarD, with the protein product MPTPAPIDRLGVVLGASAYFLWGAMPLFFPLLQPAGPLEIISHRVVWSLLFCLLLLLVMRKLPAFRAAFRVRRTVGLLAIAAVLVATNWTVYVYGVLSGHVLDAALGYFINPLVTVLLAVLVLKERLRPAQWVALGIGTAAVVVLTIGVGRLPWIALTLAASFGLYGLVKNRVGRDVEALPGLAVETTLLFPVALGYLVFLGVTGVGTFAAEGTGHALLLASSGVVTALPLLLFGAAARRLPLSLVGMLQYLAPVLQFLVGLLVFHESMPPARWAGFSLVWLALIVLSVDALRAMRVSRLAAR
- a CDS encoding FAS1-like dehydratase domain-containing protein, with amino-acid sequence MAINADYAGREYPATAPYSVGREKIREFAAAVGSTHPAHHDVATARGLGYPDLIAPPTFAVIVAQRAEAPFIQDPEAGVDFTRVVHADERFVHHRPIVAGDELVTVLHVDSITQRAGISMVTTRAEIGALVADGSGTVEPVATVTSSLVVRGEDA
- a CDS encoding MaoC family dehydratase, yielding MTEHIASPVSTARPDLAALAVGDVVGSREVLVDRARLVRYAGASDDFNPIHWNDAFAQSVDLPGVIAHGMFTMGAAVALVEDWAGDPGAVVDYQTRFTRPVPVPNPGEAVISVSGAIGAIDLEARTVRVDLTVTFEGAKVLMKAQAVVRL
- a CDS encoding YajQ family cyclic di-GMP-binding protein — translated: MADSSMDIVSKVDRQEVDNALNQAIKEIQTRYDFKNIGASIAWSGEKIVMVANSEERVLAILDVFQTKLIKRGISLKAFDTGENEPKLSGKEYRLEGVLKEGLAGENAKKVTKIIREEGPKGVKTQITGDEVRATSKSRDDLQTVQALLKGADLDFAVQFTNYR
- the rpmG gene encoding 50S ribosomal protein L33; the encoded protein is MASKSSDVRPKITLACVDCKERNYITKKNRRNDPDRLELAKFCPRCGKHTAHRETR